The Brachyhypopomus gauderio isolate BG-103 chromosome 2, BGAUD_0.2, whole genome shotgun sequence genome contains a region encoding:
- the LOC143489456 gene encoding LRRN4 C-terminal-like protein: MFGMSNFTLFLLVFVVDFMWAASVSPLTPDIPVTKTRIFYIPDIDDDYHEETSEPPNHPRLPGETTTLFIPQECDYDPCVVHEVPCSEISTRTKCYCPGLTGPQELPLPPQLREVKQETSGEVHVHWCAPLSTVTQYRLKVEGGESLPPVFGQFSRNGTVRGLKVGSRLCVVAVNDAGFSVETETSCIRFMPQELKQGAIRAGVIAGCIGLLALLSLVTLLLWRRRSCRKGRSLNGDGLGNPSYTTNETL; encoded by the coding sequence ATGTTTGGGATGTCAAACTTTACACTCTTCCTGCTGGTCTTTGTGGTTGACTTCATGTGGGCTGCCTCCGTGAGCCCCTTAACGCCAGACATTCCTGTAACGAAAACACGCATCTTCTACATCCCTGACATTGATGATGACTACCATGAAGAAACATCAGAACCTCCGAATCATCCCCGGCTGCCTGGGGAAACTACAACCCTTTTCATCCCTCAGGAGTGTGATTATGACCCCTGCGTAGTTCATGAGGTCCCATGCTCTGAGATCTCCACCCGGACCAAGTGTTACTGCCCAGGGCTTACAGGCCCACAGGAGCTCCCACTACCTCCACAGTTGCGTGAGGTCAAACAGGAAACATCTGGGGAGGTGCATGTGCACTGGTGTGCTCCTCTGTCCACAGTAACACAATACAGACTGAAGGTTGAAGGAGGAGAGAGCCTCCCTCCTGTATTCGGGCAGTTTTCTCGTAACGGAACGGTGCGGGGCCTGAAGGTGGGGTCCCGGCTGTGTGTGGTAGCAGTAAACGATGCCGGCTTCAGTGTGGAGACAGAAACATCTTGCATCCGGTTCATGCCACAGGAGCTGAAGCAGGGAGCCATCAGGGCTGGGGTGATCGCTGGCTGCATCGGACTCCTGGCGCTGTTGTCACTGGTCACACTGCTGTTGTGGCGACGGAGGTCTTGTCGGAAGGGTCGGTCCTTGAACGGGGATGGACTCGGAAACCCTTCATACACCACCAACGAAACCCTGTGA